In a genomic window of Tachysurus vachellii isolate PV-2020 chromosome 13, HZAU_Pvac_v1, whole genome shotgun sequence:
- the zgc:66433 gene encoding acrosomal protein KIAA1210 isoform X4, which yields MATFYSCLRGKNDCGIMASGSADAPAAPESSDAPEECPGGKKKSKFQTFKNFFAKKKKKEATGPVAESEIQLKSSQSIEDVNVPEPTSIHTDKDSDCSSNINVGSKALSKDSVFTSDPPSPETNEALQSSHDSIHGKVKSLQMQLKQAIRLGSPPAVISIKKSEDGGVVSEDDGLPCSPPEYSTIHTVLPTSSQRSSGVVQRSGSLSLEGSDSDDDQMSGASSRPGTPQTSIPVDFSEPASSLSCLDCSAAHHRIAVKSRACAKRKPASREMLQPKKRDLRERVLLRDTEDKLRAARTSTGEEENQDEEEINEVQHDFPLRASVSAEDEEDLLKDLPASSQRSSTTTSGSVEAFEDDECVPDKDQVTSSGILESSWENPVTLELQTDDFLLDGGCEVVTKEQGSLLEEVLSSLRGPLVSGLVLESVATTEHMEVKDTAGKDVLVNLDADGATEHPDSTDPLSVLDDQLPVENTLSESVTLLQEAEYVVQEEEVPEEQEFAEEVHFEEDLRLHEGSIEKEEYEIEEDQDNGKDLKEEVPEDQEITTCAVEEAVMEQEDGDTEMEENMDEEEKQENEEEATKEADQEEEILIEDNKSEKDVEELNEEEKDDDDDEDNDDKTNYQSYPLEEEEQEIKLDAGIEIESFHENDEGSILASTEVVNQPEDLIAQTCIEQPPFVVMTSLELSFPKKTSPQPKETEHVLEILQHDDLEQCEDQSTESLQIDDEHFEDVDQGEVLSGSHQSSTSESAVAKESIQELSYSVADDEPVFNKSLRGDQSSVSMTAEQSASQEETPSLPSSPLQREISQADQDTTPENPFGVRLRKTPVLHRYGSEGETPTPNTEHVETPKSPFLEQLSRKPILPKKPDQVADGVGKPKRSSDLAGKASVESSESPIWISLARQKQKVFKENSLDESLGETKVLTQEESDTKGLLDDLPGPVTKEQLKPATSPVKVSCSLEISKPVLVEKEKRSISHSVPAPLTQDEPPWLALAKKKAKAWSEMPQIVQ from the exons gtggaaaaaagaaatccaaGTTTCAGACGTTTAAGAActtttttgcaaagaagaagaagaaagaggctACAGGTCCAGTGGCAGAGAGCGAAATCCAGTTGAAATCCAGTCAGTCCATTGAAGATGTTAACGTTCCTGAGCCGACTTCCATCCACACCGACAAAGACAGTGACTGCAG tTCCAATATCAACGTAGGAAGCAAAGCCTTGTCAAAGGACAGTGTCTTCACCTCTGATCCACCCTCTCCTGAGACAAATGAAGCCCTTCAGTCCTCACATGACAGCATTCATGGCAAAGTCAAATCCTTACAG ATGCAGCTGAAACAGGCGATCAGACTTGGCTCTCCTCCAGCGGTGATCTCCATAAAGAAGAGTGAGGACGGAGGGGTGGTTTCAGAGGATGATGGTCTGCCCTGCAGTCCCCCAGAGTACTCCACAATCCACACCGTGCTCCCAACTTCCTCTCAGAGG TCGTCAGGTGTGGTCCAGAGGAGTGGCTCTCTTAGTCTGGAGGGATCAGACAGCGATGACGACCAG ATGTCTGGGGCTTCATCGAGACCAGGTACCCCACAAACATCTATTCCTGTGGACTTCAGCGAGCCAGCCAGCTCCCTCTCCTGCCTGGACTGTTCTGCTGCCCACCATCGCATTGCTGTCAAATCCAGAGCCTGTGCTAAAAGGAAGCCTGCTAGT AGGGAGATGTTACAACCCAAGAAAAGAGACCTGAGAGAAAGAGTACTGCTTAGAGACACAGAGGACAAACTGAGAGCTGCAAGAACAAGCacaggagaggaagagaatCAAG ATGAAGAGGAGATCAATGAAGTCCAGCACGACTTTCCATTAAGAGCATCTGTATCAGccgaggatgaggaggatcttCTCAAAGATCTGCCAGCATCTTCTCAAAGATCATCTACAACAACTTCCGGCTCAGTTGAGGCTTTTGAGGATGACGAATGTGTTCCTGACAAAGATCAGGTCACCAGCTCTGGGATCTTAGAATCCTCCTGGGAGAACCCAGTAACACTGGAGCTCCAGACTGATGACTTTCTGCTGGATGGAGGATGTGAGGTTGTCACTAAAGAGCAGGGTTCGCTGCTGGAAGAAGTGCTGAGTTCCCTGAGGGGCCCGCTTGTGTCAGGCCTGGTGCTGGAATCCGTGGCTACAACTGAACATATGGAG GTTAAAGACACAGCAGGGAAAGACGTGCTAGTTAACCTGGATGCGGACGGTGCAACAGAACACCCTGACTCCACAGATCCGTTGTCAGTCCTGGATGACCAGTTACCTGTTGAAAACACTCTTTCTGAATCAGTCACACTTCTACAAGAGGCAGAGTATGTTGTACAGGAAGAAGAGGTGCCAGAGGAGCAAGAGTTTGCTGAGGAAGTCCACTTTGAAGAAGATCTGCGATTGCATGAGGGCAGTATTGAGAAAGAAGAGTATGAGATTGAGGAAGACCAGGACAACGGGAAAGACTTGAAGGAGGAAGTACCTGAAGATCAGGAGATAACGACTTGTGCTGTGGAGGAAGCAGTCATGGAGCAGGAGGATGGGGACACAGAAATGGAGGAAAATATGGATGAGGAAGAGAAGCAGGAGAATGAGGAAGAGGCCACAAAGGAAGCTGATCAAGAGGAAGAGATACTGATTGAAGACAACAAAAGCGAGAAAGATGTTGAGGaattaaatgaagaagaaaaagatgatgatgatgatgaagataatgaTGATAAGACCAACTATCAGTCTTATCCATTagaggaagaagaacaagaGATCAAATTAGACGCAGGCATTGAAATTGAAAGCTTCCATGAGAATGACGAAGGTAGTATCTTGGCATCAACAGAGGTTGTGAACCAGCCTGAGGATCTTATAGCACAGACGTGTATTGAGCAACCTCCTTTTGTGGTCATGACCTCTCTTGAGCTCAGTTTTCCCAAGAAAACCTCACCCCAGCCTAAGGAAACAGAGCATGTTCTTGAAATTTTGCAGCATGACGATCTGGAACAATGTGAAGATCAGTCCACAGAAAGTCTGCAGATCGATGATGAACATTTTGAGGATGTTGATCAAGGGGAAGTGCTGTCTGGGAGTCACCAGTCAAGCACCTCTGAAAGTGCGGTTGCTAAAGAATCGATTCAAGAGCTCTCATACTCTGTGGCAGATGATGAACCTGTATTCAATAAGTCCTTGAGAGGAGATcagtcttctgtttccatgaCAGCTGAGCAATCTGCCAGCCAAGAGGAGACTCCGAGTCTGCCATCATCACCACTCCAGAGGGAGATATCCCAAGCTGATCAGGACACAACCCCAGAGAACCCCTTTGGAGTCAGACTGAGAAAGACACCGGTTCTGCACCGCTATGGTTCAGAAGGAGAAACTCCAACTCCCAACACAGAGCATGTGGAGACACCAAAGTCACCGTTCTTAGAGCAACTTTCCAGGAAACCCATTTTGCCCAAGAAGCCCGATCAGGTGGCTGATGGTGTTGGTAAACCCAAAAGAAGCTCAG ATCTGGCTGGTAAAGCATCAGTAGAAAGCTCAGAGTCTCCAATCTGGATCTCTTTGGCCAGACAGAAGCAGAAGGTCTTCAAAGAGAACTCACTGGACGAATCACTGGGTGAGACCAAGGTCTTGACTCAG gaGGAATCTGACACAAAGGGTTTGTTGGATGATCTACCAGGTCCGGTTACCAAGGAGCAGCTAAAACCTGCCACTTCTCCAGTTAAAG TGTCATGTTCTTTAGAGATATCCAAACCAGTGCTGGTggaaaaggagaaaaggagCATCAGCCACTCAGTTCCAGCTCCTCTAACCCAGGATGAGCCTCCATGGCTGGCGCTGGCCAAGAAGAAAGCCAAAGCCTGGAGTGAAATGCCTCAGATTGTGCAGTAA
- the zgc:66433 gene encoding acrosomal protein KIAA1210 isoform X5 encodes MASGSADAPAAPESSDAPEECPGGKKKSKFQTFKNFFAKKKKKEATGPVAESEIQLKSSQSIEDVNVPEPTSIHTDKDSDCSSNINVGSKALSKDSVFTSDPPSPETNEALQSSHDSIHGKVKSLQMQLKQAIRLGSPPAVISIKKSEDGGVVSEDDGLPCSPPEYSTIHTVLPTSSQRSSGVVQRSGSLSLEGSDSDDDQMSGASSRPGTPQTSIPVDFSEPASSLSCLDCSAAHHRIAVKSRACAKRKPASREMLQPKKRDLRERVLLRDTEDKLRAARTSTGEEENQDEEEINEVQHDFPLRASVSAEDEEDLLKDLPASSQRSSTTTSGSVEAFEDDECVPDKDQVTSSGILESSWENPVTLELQTDDFLLDGGCEVVTKEQGSLLEEVLSSLRGPLVSGLVLESVATTEHMEVKDTAGKDVLVNLDADGATEHPDSTDPLSVLDDQLPVENTLSESVTLLQEAEYVVQEEEVPEEQEFAEEVHFEEDLRLHEGSIEKEEYEIEEDQDNGKDLKEEVPEDQEITTCAVEEAVMEQEDGDTEMEENMDEEEKQENEEEATKEADQEEEILIEDNKSEKDVEELNEEEKDDDDDEDNDDKTNYQSYPLEEEEQEIKLDAGIEIESFHENDEGSILASTEVVNQPEDLIAQTCIEQPPFVVMTSLELSFPKKTSPQPKETEHVLEILQHDDLEQCEDQSTESLQIDDEHFEDVDQGEVLSGSHQSSTSESAVAKESIQELSYSVADDEPVFNKSLRGDQSSVSMTAEQSASQEETPSLPSSPLQREISQADQDTTPENPFGVRLRKTPVLHRYGSEGETPTPNTEHVETPKSPFLEQLSRKPILPKKPDQVADGVGKPKRSSDLAGKASVESSESPIWISLARQKQKVFKENSLDESLGETKVLTQEESDTKGLLDDLPGPVTKEQLKPATSPVKVSCSLEISKPVLVEKEKRSISHSVPAPLTQDEPPWLALAKKKAKAWSEMPQIVQ; translated from the exons gtggaaaaaagaaatccaaGTTTCAGACGTTTAAGAActtttttgcaaagaagaagaagaaagaggctACAGGTCCAGTGGCAGAGAGCGAAATCCAGTTGAAATCCAGTCAGTCCATTGAAGATGTTAACGTTCCTGAGCCGACTTCCATCCACACCGACAAAGACAGTGACTGCAG tTCCAATATCAACGTAGGAAGCAAAGCCTTGTCAAAGGACAGTGTCTTCACCTCTGATCCACCCTCTCCTGAGACAAATGAAGCCCTTCAGTCCTCACATGACAGCATTCATGGCAAAGTCAAATCCTTACAG ATGCAGCTGAAACAGGCGATCAGACTTGGCTCTCCTCCAGCGGTGATCTCCATAAAGAAGAGTGAGGACGGAGGGGTGGTTTCAGAGGATGATGGTCTGCCCTGCAGTCCCCCAGAGTACTCCACAATCCACACCGTGCTCCCAACTTCCTCTCAGAGG TCGTCAGGTGTGGTCCAGAGGAGTGGCTCTCTTAGTCTGGAGGGATCAGACAGCGATGACGACCAG ATGTCTGGGGCTTCATCGAGACCAGGTACCCCACAAACATCTATTCCTGTGGACTTCAGCGAGCCAGCCAGCTCCCTCTCCTGCCTGGACTGTTCTGCTGCCCACCATCGCATTGCTGTCAAATCCAGAGCCTGTGCTAAAAGGAAGCCTGCTAGT AGGGAGATGTTACAACCCAAGAAAAGAGACCTGAGAGAAAGAGTACTGCTTAGAGACACAGAGGACAAACTGAGAGCTGCAAGAACAAGCacaggagaggaagagaatCAAG ATGAAGAGGAGATCAATGAAGTCCAGCACGACTTTCCATTAAGAGCATCTGTATCAGccgaggatgaggaggatcttCTCAAAGATCTGCCAGCATCTTCTCAAAGATCATCTACAACAACTTCCGGCTCAGTTGAGGCTTTTGAGGATGACGAATGTGTTCCTGACAAAGATCAGGTCACCAGCTCTGGGATCTTAGAATCCTCCTGGGAGAACCCAGTAACACTGGAGCTCCAGACTGATGACTTTCTGCTGGATGGAGGATGTGAGGTTGTCACTAAAGAGCAGGGTTCGCTGCTGGAAGAAGTGCTGAGTTCCCTGAGGGGCCCGCTTGTGTCAGGCCTGGTGCTGGAATCCGTGGCTACAACTGAACATATGGAG GTTAAAGACACAGCAGGGAAAGACGTGCTAGTTAACCTGGATGCGGACGGTGCAACAGAACACCCTGACTCCACAGATCCGTTGTCAGTCCTGGATGACCAGTTACCTGTTGAAAACACTCTTTCTGAATCAGTCACACTTCTACAAGAGGCAGAGTATGTTGTACAGGAAGAAGAGGTGCCAGAGGAGCAAGAGTTTGCTGAGGAAGTCCACTTTGAAGAAGATCTGCGATTGCATGAGGGCAGTATTGAGAAAGAAGAGTATGAGATTGAGGAAGACCAGGACAACGGGAAAGACTTGAAGGAGGAAGTACCTGAAGATCAGGAGATAACGACTTGTGCTGTGGAGGAAGCAGTCATGGAGCAGGAGGATGGGGACACAGAAATGGAGGAAAATATGGATGAGGAAGAGAAGCAGGAGAATGAGGAAGAGGCCACAAAGGAAGCTGATCAAGAGGAAGAGATACTGATTGAAGACAACAAAAGCGAGAAAGATGTTGAGGaattaaatgaagaagaaaaagatgatgatgatgatgaagataatgaTGATAAGACCAACTATCAGTCTTATCCATTagaggaagaagaacaagaGATCAAATTAGACGCAGGCATTGAAATTGAAAGCTTCCATGAGAATGACGAAGGTAGTATCTTGGCATCAACAGAGGTTGTGAACCAGCCTGAGGATCTTATAGCACAGACGTGTATTGAGCAACCTCCTTTTGTGGTCATGACCTCTCTTGAGCTCAGTTTTCCCAAGAAAACCTCACCCCAGCCTAAGGAAACAGAGCATGTTCTTGAAATTTTGCAGCATGACGATCTGGAACAATGTGAAGATCAGTCCACAGAAAGTCTGCAGATCGATGATGAACATTTTGAGGATGTTGATCAAGGGGAAGTGCTGTCTGGGAGTCACCAGTCAAGCACCTCTGAAAGTGCGGTTGCTAAAGAATCGATTCAAGAGCTCTCATACTCTGTGGCAGATGATGAACCTGTATTCAATAAGTCCTTGAGAGGAGATcagtcttctgtttccatgaCAGCTGAGCAATCTGCCAGCCAAGAGGAGACTCCGAGTCTGCCATCATCACCACTCCAGAGGGAGATATCCCAAGCTGATCAGGACACAACCCCAGAGAACCCCTTTGGAGTCAGACTGAGAAAGACACCGGTTCTGCACCGCTATGGTTCAGAAGGAGAAACTCCAACTCCCAACACAGAGCATGTGGAGACACCAAAGTCACCGTTCTTAGAGCAACTTTCCAGGAAACCCATTTTGCCCAAGAAGCCCGATCAGGTGGCTGATGGTGTTGGTAAACCCAAAAGAAGCTCAG ATCTGGCTGGTAAAGCATCAGTAGAAAGCTCAGAGTCTCCAATCTGGATCTCTTTGGCCAGACAGAAGCAGAAGGTCTTCAAAGAGAACTCACTGGACGAATCACTGGGTGAGACCAAGGTCTTGACTCAG gaGGAATCTGACACAAAGGGTTTGTTGGATGATCTACCAGGTCCGGTTACCAAGGAGCAGCTAAAACCTGCCACTTCTCCAGTTAAAG TGTCATGTTCTTTAGAGATATCCAAACCAGTGCTGGTggaaaaggagaaaaggagCATCAGCCACTCAGTTCCAGCTCCTCTAACCCAGGATGAGCCTCCATGGCTGGCGCTGGCCAAGAAGAAAGCCAAAGCCTGGAGTGAAATGCCTCAGATTGTGCAGTAA